In one window of Gossypium arboreum isolate Shixiya-1 chromosome 4, ASM2569848v2, whole genome shotgun sequence DNA:
- the LOC108459566 gene encoding trihelix transcription factor GT-3b-like — MEGHHRHHHHQQQQHLQQQQQPVSVNVEADRFPQWSVQETKDFLMIRAELDQSFMETKRNKLLWEVISTRMREKGYNRSAEQCKCKWKNLFTRYKGCGTVDAEIVRQQFPFYDELQAIFTARMQSVLCSESEGGGATGSKKKAAQAQLSSDEEDDTEENEYSFRKKKKGKTGGGSSSTSGSINIKEMLANFMRQQLQMEMQWREALESRENERRMKEMEWRQTMEALENERIMMERRWREREEQRRVREEARAEKRDALITALLNKLRREDQM; from the exons ATGGAGGGACATCATcgccatcatcatcatcagcagCAGCAACATCTGCAGCAACAACAACAGCCTGTAAGTGTCAACGTTGAAGCTGATAGGTTTCCTCAATGGAGTGTTCAAGAGACAAAGGATTTTTTAATGATCAGAGCAGAGCTGGATCAAAGTTTCATGGAGACCAAAAGGAACAAGCTGCTTTGGGAAGTTATCTCCACCAGGATGAGGGAAAAGGGTTATAATCGAAGCGCTGAACAGTGCAAGTGCAAGTGGAAAAACCTCTTTACTCGTTACAAG GGATGTGGAACGGTTGACGCAGAAATTGTGCGGCAACAGTTCCCGTTTTACGACGAGTTGCAGGCCATATTCACGGCGAGGATGCAAAGTGTTCTATGTTCGGAAAGTGAAGGCGGAGGAGCTACGGGGTCGAAAAAAAAGGCAGCACAGGCGCAGCTATCTTCCGACGAGGAAGACGATACGGAGGAAAACGAGTACAGCTTTAGGAAGAAGAAGAAAGGGAAAACTGGTGGTGGGAGTAGTAGTACGAGCGGCAGCATTAATATAAAGGAAATGTTAGCGAACTTCATGAGGCAACAGTTGCAGATGGAAATGCAATGGAGGGAAGCTTTGGAGTCGAGAGAAAACGAGAGGCGGATGAAGGAAATGGAGTGGAGGCAAACCATGGAAGCCCTTGAAAACGAGAGGATAATGATGGAGAGAAGATGGAGGGAAAGGGAAGAACAAAGGAGAGTAAGGGAAGAAGCTAGGGCTGAGAAGAGAGATGCTCTCATTACTGCACTTTTAAACAAGCTTAGAAGAGAAGATCAAATGTAG